The Streptococcus sanguinis genome contains the following window.
GCTGTTTTCAGCTCTGTTTCTAACAGGAGCAACAGCTATTCTCAATACTACGATACCTCTAGCGCAGTATATCGAGAAATGGTTGAGTGGACCACTGGTGGTGGTGTTAAGAAAGCAAAAATTAACTATTATGAGCCAGGAGCTTTGGATATCCGCGAAATCAAGGAAGAAAATGGTTCCTATATCGTGAAAACATATGAGGACTATACAGTCCACTATACCGATAACACTCCAAATAGTGTAAATCGTAAAAATAAGACTTATTACTTGAAACCTAGCGGGGATTCTTTTGTAATCTATAATCTTGAAGTTTCAGAAGGTTGATATTATGACAATGAAATACAGTAAACTAATTATTCTTGCAGCATCTGTTCTTGTTCTAGGCGCATGTTCGTCAGGTAAAGACACTACTGGAGACAGTTCTGATAAACAAGCGGCTAGCTCAACTAGTACAGTTAAGAAACAAGACGCTGAAAAAGACAAAAATTCTAGCCAAGATACGACAACATCTTCAGAGAGCGCTGATACTAAAAAGGAGCAAAATCATGAGGCCAAAACTCTTGATCAAAATGTTTCTTATAACGGCAGCTACTACAGTGTCAAAGGGAAATATGGTGAGATTCTCGTAGTCAACAAACACTATCCTTTGTCAGCTTCCTATAACCCAGGTGAGAATGCGACTGCTAAAGCAGAATTGCTCAAACTGATTGCAGACATGCAGGCACAAGGTTATGCTATTAGCGACCAATACAGTGGTTTTCGCAGCTATGATACTCAGACCGAACTCTATCAAAATTATGTCAATCAGGACGGTAAAGCTGCTGCAGACCGCTATTCTGCTCGGCCAGGCTACAGCGAGCACCAGACTGGTTTGGCATTTGACTTGATTGATAAAAATGGCAATCTCGTACAAGAAGCTGGAGCAAGTCAGTGGCTTCTAGATAACGCCTATAAATACGGTTTTATCGTTCGCTATCTAGAGGGTAAGGAAGGTTCAACTGGCTACATGCCTGAAAGCTGGCATCTGCGCTATATTGGTAAAGAAGCCAAAGAAATCGCTCAATCAGGCAAGTCCTTAGAAGAATATTTCGGAATTACTGGCGGTGATTACGAAGAATAATCATCCTATTATCCGTTACAAGGAGGAAGAAAATGAAATTTTTTGTTACCAATCCCAATAATGATTTTGCAGAAACACCTGTGCAAGAAGAAGGCAGAATCATCCATCATCTGCATCTTGCTAAAGGAAAAGAAGTTCCAGAGCACAGTGCTGATGCACTAGTAACAGTCGTTTGTTTATCAGGAAATGTAAGCTTTTCTGCTGGAGAGCATACTGTACGGCTAGTGGCAGGTTCCTTTCTAACGATGGAGCCCAATGAGCTACACAGCCTAGTTGGAGAAGAAGATAGCCACCTCTTGGTTATCAAACAACTAAAATATTAATAAATTCAAAATACTAGAAGCTGGAATAAATGCTTCTAGTATTTTTTACTACTTTTTAACACTTATTCATTTCTGTACATAAAAACCCATAAGCAAAAAAATCGCTAACAGATTCTTTTATTCTTAAAATAAACTTAAGATATGCTTAAAAAAGGCTTAAGATAAGCTTAAAATAAACTTAAATAAAAAAACAGAATGATAGGGAGTGGATTTTCTATAAATAAACAACAAAAATAATTTACACAATGTAAACCAAATTATAAACTTTTTTATATTAATTTAGTTCGTCAATAAGAAGATTATATGGATTTTCATAGATAGAAAACAGGATAACGAACAAAAATACGAACTATAAAAAATTACCCATAAAAATAATTTACACATTGTTAACCAAAATACTTGCATTCAAAAATTTCTTGTGCTATAATTCATCTCGAGGGTGAGATATGCATAAAAAAGTATTTTTTAGCATATTGACTGCTTGCTTTCTTAAACAAATGATATAAAAACATTTATGGTGCAGCCTTTATTTAGGTGGATTCACTAACTAGTGATTCGAGTTTTTACCATTTGCTAAAGATGGAGTGGTCAGCTGCCAGCTGGCGTTTTTTCGAGAAATTCTTTTTTATGAAGTTGTGCACAAAATATAAATTCCCCCCACAAAAATATGAAGTGATGTTGGTCACTTTGGAGGTTTAATTAATATGAACAATCGTTTCAGACTCTTATCAAGATCTGTTGTGGCTGCTGCAGCTCTTATTCCAGCAATCGCTGCTGCGAATAATGTTGAAGCACAAGATTATGGCTATGGTTATAATTACTATCAACCAGGCTATAATTACTGGAATGGCGGCTATAACAATTATAATTATGGTTACAATAACTATTATTATCCAAGCTATAATAATTGGAACTATGGTTACAACAATTATAACTATGGTTACAATAACTACAATTATGGCTATAACAATTATAACTACGGATATAACTATGGTTACAATGGCTATAATTACGACTATGGTTATAATAACCATTATCCAGGCTATAACAACTGGAATTACAACTATAGCAACAATTATGGCTATAATGGTTGGAATAACTACAACAATCTGGCAAATGATGAGAACTATATTTACTGGAATGGTAACCATTACTACCGTATGACGGATGGTTCTTACCGTATCTATCGTGATGGTGAGTGGAAGCCACTGACAAATACTAACAATAACAGCACATCCAATAACAACTTGGAAAACGATCCGCATTATCGTTATGAAAATGGTTATCATTACTATGTATTAGATAATGGAGACTATTACTACTATAAAAATGGTAAGTGGGTGTTTGTTAAGGATTCTGCTGATAACTCAACTAATCCAACAACTCCAAGCCAGCCGGAAGAACCTAAACCAGAAGTTCCAACTCCGACACCAGCGGAACCAGAGCAACCAACTCCAGCTCCAAATGATAGACCGGAACAACCAACAACTCCAGCAGAACCAAAACCAGAGGTACCAAGCCAACCAGAAACTCCAAGTGTTGATTTGCCAGAAAATCCTCCAATTAACGGTGCAGAAGGTGAGTTTGATCCATTTGCTCCGAAACCAGAGCAACCAGCAGAACCAAAACCAGAAACTCCGACAACACCTGCTGTGCCAGAGACTCCTGGTTTGGTAACGACTGATAAACCAAGTGAAGATCAAATCCCGTCATACGTTGAAAAACCTGCAGAAGGTCTTGAGCATTTAGCATGGGCACCAAATGGACAAACTCCAAAATTGGTTTACCCACCAGGAAAACCAGGTGATAAAGCCCTTGAGAATGATAAAAATTACTACTTCGATGGTAGTACACACTACTATTATGTACCATCTAACACAGAGCGTACAGGTTATTCAGCATACTGGAAGTGGATTGGACAAAAATGGAAACTGCAAGGTATGACTGATCCAAACGATCCAGGTGTTGATCCAAAACTTCACGAAAACACTGCTGATGATGAATACATGTACAGTGATAAAGACTCTAGCGTGAAATTGTACTCAACTAACCTAGTGACAACTGCTAAAGCAGGTCAACCGCTGCCATTCAAAAACGTTGAAGAATTCAAGAACTATGTTATCGAAAAGATGAATCCTAAGTTCCTTGATAACGCAGGATGGGATGCCAAAGTTGAGTGGGAAATCGAAGATCC
Protein-coding sequences here:
- a CDS encoding D-alanyl-D-alanine carboxypeptidase family protein, coding for MKYSKLIILAASVLVLGACSSGKDTTGDSSDKQAASSTSTVKKQDAEKDKNSSQDTTTSSESADTKKEQNHEAKTLDQNVSYNGSYYSVKGKYGEILVVNKHYPLSASYNPGENATAKAELLKLIADMQAQGYAISDQYSGFRSYDTQTELYQNYVNQDGKAAADRYSARPGYSEHQTGLAFDLIDKNGNLVQEAGASQWLLDNAYKYGFIVRYLEGKEGSTGYMPESWHLRYIGKEAKEIAQSGKSLEEYFGITGGDYEE
- a CDS encoding cupin, whose amino-acid sequence is MKFFVTNPNNDFAETPVQEEGRIIHHLHLAKGKEVPEHSADALVTVVCLSGNVSFSAGEHTVRLVAGSFLTMEPNELHSLVGEEDSHLLVIKQLKY
- a CDS encoding CAP domain-containing protein is translated as MNNRFRLLSRSVVAAAALIPAIAAANNVEAQDYGYGYNYYQPGYNYWNGGYNNYNYGYNNYYYPSYNNWNYGYNNYNYGYNNYNYGYNNYNYGYNYGYNGYNYDYGYNNHYPGYNNWNYNYSNNYGYNGWNNYNNLANDENYIYWNGNHYYRMTDGSYRIYRDGEWKPLTNTNNNSTSNNNLENDPHYRYENGYHYYVLDNGDYYYYKNGKWVFVKDSADNSTNPTTPSQPEEPKPEVPTPTPAEPEQPTPAPNDRPEQPTTPAEPKPEVPSQPETPSVDLPENPPINGAEGEFDPFAPKPEQPAEPKPETPTTPAVPETPGLVTTDKPSEDQIPSYVEKPAEGLEHLAWAPNGQTPKLVYPPGKPGDKALENDKNYYFDGSTHYYYVPSNTERTGYSAYWKWIGQKWKLQGMTDPNDPGVDPKLHENTADDEYMYSDKDSSVKLYSTNLVTTAKAGQPLPFKNVEEFKNYVIEKMNPKFLDNAGWDAKVEWEIEDPEIFENTKENPYAKDYVLIANLKSGVEDKKYSDVEFGYVKFVYRVEATNDTNYDYVSKAKEAFAKINEERKAQGLKELTWSEDIYQNQALPKVNEISRQYDSSGFVGRRDEDASVVVKKWANSGLRELLLDPNVTEGAVATVVDGNGVYYWAYSYK